CAAAGACTACGACAAGGCGTGgtagaaaaagaaagtaCAAGCCTGAGCCACCATCTAGAAGGACGAGACACAGTACTCCTAGCACACCTTCATCAAAATCTAAACAAACTGGTCcaaagaaaagaagaaagaaaacTAAAACGGCATCCAATGGGCCAACAAGAGTATCGAGTAGATTAAGAAATAAGAAGTAATAACGTCAAGTTGTGGTAAGATTTCCTACAAGTTGTAACAATATAATACATAATCACTGCATATAATCAAATAGTATAGCATCTTACAAATCGTGTCtgtaatatttataaattttataaccaatttaaaaatttgtatCAATCTAATTGATAAACTTGAGATGTATTAGAAAGCAGTTGGACAAATGGCAgagttatttttttttaaaaactttGATTTAGTATTATTGCATCTCAAAactgaatatttttattttcaatctAGTTTTGTTATGatgtttaaaaatatataaaagaaagcatatatgtatatatatttaaataaaagaaggGAAAATGAGCCTTAATATCGTAAACATACAATgctaaataaataaacttAAGAAGTTCAAATCGTTTAGTTAATCTTTAACAATTCAACATCGAAAATCAAAGTAGCATTTGGTGGGATTAATCCTGGGAAACCACGTGGACCATAGGCGTATGGGCCTGGAATGGTCAATCTAGCCTTTTCACCGACAGATAACTTTGGAATAGCAGCATCCCAACCCTTGATGACTTGACCGACACCAATGTTACATTGGAATGGAGAACCTCTGTCAACAGAAGAGTCGAACTTTTGACCGTTTTCCAAAGTACCAGTGTAGTGGATGGTGACTAAATCACCGACCTTTGGGAAGTTGCTACCATCACCTGGGGTCAATCTATCGATTTTAACATTACCTTCAATAACTTCGGACATTTTTGATTactttgttgttgtttgcTACAACTTTGATACTAACTATTAAACCTGTTCAAATCTTGGTTTCCTTTCTTTATATGCTTCTCagtaatttattttcaaattttcgACATGGTGGCGCTAGTGTTACCCGGTCTCCCCACACAACTAAGCTTACTTCACGCCTTGTAGAgtttatcatcatcacaTTGCCTAAATTTTCTTGGGGAACTCCAGTTCAATGGAGTTTATACTTTCTCGAACGTTATCATTGTATCAACCAGATCTTGCTATTGACGAGGAGTAATAACATATTCTGTTTGAGAGCTGTTCCTTATTTCCTTTACTCTTTTGGAcgaaattttcaattccaAAAATGTCTgtcatttgaaatttttcactcTCTCCTAAAAGGTAAATGGCCTCGAATGAAATACTTTTTAGAGAGGCCAAGTTGAAAGCGGAAATCAAAGAAAATGGCAGACGTCTTGCAAACACTGAAAGGGGTATTAGACAATTTGTAGGACAAAATCGGTTGATGTATTTCAGCCATTAACACTCTAGAAGGAGTTGATACTCCTTTGAGTATTGTAATGGAAATGGACGTCTTTAAAGGATACTCCATCTAAAAGGAACAGTGTCTTTTCCAAGCAATCGAGTGAAGATGATTTTGGCCATGGCCATGACAAAAAAGCGATTTTAATGTCACCCCTAACACGTAGGGAGAATTTAGCTCATTAGCTATGTTTCTAGTTCTGTTACTCTTGTTGTAATTCTTCATGTGATCCCTCTTGTAATTAGTCTGTTCTCTTCTTTAGGAACTAGCCGAAAGAATCAGATGGCACGTAAGATAATGAATAGGAAACGATGGGCCGTATTACAAGGTAAATTGAGGGACGCTTTTCCTTTCTAAGAAGCTCTCGAGAAATACCATGTCCTCATTACGGTAATCACGGATAAACCAGTTCATTACTGCATCTGAATATTTGTTCTTCATGATCTAAAATAGAATTCATTTTGTCATCGCTCTTGTTTCAATGTGGGCGGTTAAGAGCTTAGTAGGGGTAGGTGTCATTCAAGGATAAAGTAATGTGCTATAAAGTTTGCTTCGACCATCTCTACGGATtctatatttctttttttttaattatccTTGTTTGTGACTATGAGGcaaactgaaaaaaaaataagtcTTCAATACATTCTCAGATTGACATTCCGTAATTTGGGTGTAAGGCCTACACGGGATCATTCCGCTTTGTTCAGTTTCGTATTATCATCGTCACTATAACTATTAAGTCTATCCCAAGGGGAATCACACGAaggtgaaaaaaataatgggGTACATTATGGTCTCAACGTTTTCCACTTTGATCTGTTTACGTGACAAAAAGAGGATATATGATTGGTAATCTTAATGAAATGTATTGAAATATGGGGCAAGTGCTCAATATACTACTATAGAGAGTAACGGTCTATCAGTTGAGGcttattttaatttgaaattctttAGTATACCGGCAcgtattttcttttatttttttttccttggACTCTTGATGAACAAAATACAGATTTTTCTCCTTGATTACTTCATGATTGTGAATATCAGACTccaatttaatataaatacagATTGTTGGACGttgtttaattaattatgtGTATTTAGTTATTTTCATTTCCTTTTTATAGGAAGTAAATAAACACACTCCATAATACCCAAATTATTTCTGTATAATATACTATACAGTATagtctttaataaataatttcaataaaaaattaaaaaaataaaaaattaaatcagaAAGAATGGTTCAAGTTCAGAAAACAGctgttttttctttgttatGCGCTTTACCACAAGTCATTGATGCTGCTAAATCAAACCCAAAAAATGACAATTTGGCTTACAAACAACTTGCTGGGCAGAATGGTACTGTAACTTCTGAGGAATCATTCACATCTACAGTTCCAATTAGTCCATCAGTACCTGTCACCTCACCTTCAAGTCAAACAGAAACTCAAGTTTCTACTGGAGAAACTTTAACCACTCCAATTTCTTTGACAACGCTTTCTAGTTCTTCCATTCAAACCTCAATATTTACTTCTGGTGAACCACAATCGATTCCGTCGAATAGTGTGTCAACAGCATCTACTCAAGAATCTGTTTCAGGTACTAGCCAAAATTCAGTGTCTACTACTCTAAGTGGTGTATCTTCCGAATCTAGTAAATCTCTTGAAAcaacaaatattgaatCAACTGATTCTTCTGAAACTACTCAAATGAGTGAGACTGGTAGTGCCAAAACTACGTCAACTGGTACTGAAAAGACAACCAAAACTACAAATGAAAAGACTACAACTGTTCAGTTTGCTTCTGCTGCTGTTGCTAAAACCTCTGTTGCTGGTATGTTGAACGATGTGGCTAATATTACCATGGAAAGTTCCGATAATTCAACTGCTAGTGCTGCATGGACTTTTATTTCTCCAAATACACAGCAAAGAGTGAATTTAACATCTTTAGGTGGTAATGTAAGTTGGACTGGGTTCGGTCCTTGGGTATATATTTGGTCCACTAATGGTACAAATGTTACTGCTATCAACATGAGCGACCCATCAACCTTACCATCCAATGGTACTTGGGTTATCGCTACTCCACATTCCAATTCTACCATTGAAAGTGTTCCAAATGGTACTATTTGGACTGGTAGTTGTGGTTCTTCTTCTGGTTGTAAATGGAATACATCCAAAGTTGGTACTAAAGCATGGAACACTACTTGGTGGGTTAATTCTTCAACTACTAATGAATATTACTGGTGGAATTGGTTTTTATGGAGTATCTCTCAACAATCTAATTCTGAATCATCTACAactgaaatttttcaagGTGGTGAAAGAGAATCGAATGAAGATAATGTTGCAGGCAGCCATGTCCAAGGTTCTGGTTTGTTCGGTTTAGGTGGTCACGGTGTTTGGAACTCATCATCATGGGCAAGTGGTGGCAATTGGGGGAACGTTTCTGTTATCCTAAATCAAACAACTACATGTCGTAACGGTACATTACCAGGTCCAAATGGCACTGTTATATCTTGTCCATGGGTTCATACAAGTGTGGAAGAAACCAGTACTGTTGAGACAACTCCTGCTCAAACTAATACCCTTGAAACTAATGTTACAACACTACCATGGTTCTTAAATGGTACCCTGTTGAgtgaattaaatgaaaccTTGTTTGTTAGAGATTTGGAATATGTCGATGcttctaattctttgaaaataCCAACCTGGACTGCAGTAGTAGGCCTATTGGTATCAtgtttaatttaattgactttctgttaaaaatttagatttttaACCATTTGAGTGTCTATATATAAGATGCTATTTTCTAACTTTTGTACTATTCTTTCTTCGACGATTCTTAGTtctatttaaattctatattatttgtatttcttctaatacCCATACTAATTCAccgttattattaattgtttttgttaTTCTAAATCTATATACTGAATAGCAAGGCTAGTGATatttatgatttttttctattatgaGATAGTAGGGTTGTATTActctataaatttaatatcaatttttgttatttattaattattctttgttaaaaatattatattagtAATTTGTAGCCACAGTTTGtctattttttatttgctcCATGTACTGACATCCAGTaaacatttaataattcaagcGATAAACTAAACATTCTTTGGGTGCTTAATCGACAATGCATAAACATCTAAATAAGTGGTAAATTCATAAATCACTTCATTAATAAACATTGCGTGAATGCCAAGTGCTAAACCAAACCCACAACCTGTTAACATCATGATAACTAAATTTGAATCCAGTTTATAgtaagatattaaaattttatacaGCCCAAGTTGGAAGAGAGGGATATAAGAGACTAACCCCATAGTTGGGAAAGGTTGTAATGTAAGATGGGCTACAATAATACGTCCTACCATGAAAGCTATAATTAGCCCGctcattaaaataaatggtaaattaataatgcGTTGATCAACTAATATCAATAGCATAATTGACACATAGAATCCAATAAATGGTACTAAGCCGACTTGCTGGTTTTGAATTATTGCACTATTGTTGGTGTTGGTAGGGTCGGATGTAGTATGGTTATCATAATAAGATTGTACATTTTTTATACTTGTATACACATTGAATGCAATTGCAATTCCCactaaaatataaataaagcATACAAATTCAACGGTAATTGTGCCTAATTGAATTAAGGGGAGATGCCATGGAATTTCAAAACCAAAAAGTCCTTTTAATAAGAAAAGTATAGTAATAGATAATATACCTTCAACAGGGCCCGAGAATGAACTTAGATATAATTTCTGAGTATAATATTCTTCCCAAGTTGACAAATAGAAATTTAATAGCAACCCAAATTGAAGCAAAGGAAATAACCAAGTATATCCCATTTTGAAAGCAGAACAAAATGGTAGCATAGAGAGTGTTGTATTTATAGAATCGATACAATGATCAAACAATTCGCCTAATGGACCTGATTGTCCAATACGTCTAGCGTGTAACCCATCACATGCATCAAATGTTTGATACAAAAATAATCCTAAAGCATACGAGTAAAATGTCCATGTTGGAGACGATTGTGTTAAAGTTGGGTCGTAATACAGCACagtaatatcattaattaaaataaaggCAAAACCTGATAATGTGATCAAATTTGGAGCCATATTTCGGGGGAAAATGGTAGCCGTTTTTCTCCAAAATGGGCCTAGGACATATTGACTTATTAATGAATGGTCTTCACTTTGatatttgtaattctttaaattgttGATAGCAGATTGTGGAATAAAATATCCCATTTCAAAaactattactattttagtatatttttcttataattTTACCAATAATTTTGCAATTCTTAATTACAATTCACAAATGTgtcactttttttttaggtTTCGGCTTCATCCAGGGTCCCTAATTGCAGATCACCAGAATCGGGGTATGTTTAAAGAATGTAAAGATCTTGTATTGAAAGTTAAGATTCAGTTTTGGCataaaaaagatgaatAGTTAATATAAGTAAGAAATGAAAAGTATATAAGAGGTACTTAATTTACATTAGAGATTGGTGTGAGTggatttataataaaaaaaataaaattaatttatttatttgcaAGTGCTTAACATGTTGGAAACAACATTTAATAACTGTTCATTTTCACAAGCAGCAGTTACACGCTCCTTATCGTTTAATTGTTTGTTTACTTGATTTTCACTTTGATGAGTGCCCTTCTTTAATAGAATTGTAATTCTAAATCTTGGTGGTAATGCTCTCTCTAATCTTACTCTTATTCCAAGACCAATTAATGTAGCTAAAGAACAATGAGTAATAGTTGGAGTTATATGAATAACAACTTCAGCCATTTCTTTTTGGTTTCCTGTGTCATGAACTTGAATATCTTCCAAATTAACAATAGATAATTGACCCAAAGTTAAAGGATGTTCTGGATCTTGAATGTATGCCGTAAGATCGTAAATTTCTTGAGCATCAATAGGATCTATCGTGTCCTGGATAAGATGTGTAGATTGTGTGAGTGATTTAAGATTTTCATCGGATTCTTCATCTGATGTTGATTCCGTTATAGAATTCAGAAGTAATAAtctatctaataattcaacaTCCTTCAGGACTTGGGATTCTAAGGATCTATCCATCtttagtaataattttcttctttccaatccatttttattttgtatacCATTTGATagataattattcaattcatcatcttcttctctTGTTGGAAGTTGGTTTGTTTCCAATACATCAggattttcatttaaataatcagACATATGGTTGTAAAAAGATAAGCGTTTGaagttttaattatttaactgggtaaattttattagtttttatttaattaatggaTATTTTATACATCggaattttctttatcattaatcactcttagtaatattttaaccGATGCCCTTTGTTTCACacctttttcaaatttgtcAGGCATTCGATTCTCAGCTGAAGCATTAAATACGAGAGAGTAAAATAggtttagaaaataaaaataaattccaaacataaaaaaattttgatgaCTAAAGGACTTATTTGTTTCAAGGTATATTggaatttatcaattatgTAAGATAGTTTAATGGTGGGAAATCATTTCAGTATTTTAGatgtttcaaaaattaatatatatattttttgattcaATATACCTTTAAAATAACCCTTCcctataaattatttatataaataaataagagCTCTCTCCTAAATTTTAATGGCTCATAACATATATACTAATACAATCCTCAATTTAGAAATTAGGTTACTTAAGGAACTTTTCCgaattcaatattttttaagtGTAACATCTGAATACGTACTTTAAGATTAAGAATAAAGAACTTTAACCTGGTAGGGGAATACTAATGTGAACAGTGAATTTGTTGTTACGGTTTAATTAAAGAGAACAGAATCAAAATAGAGTGACTACTATAATCATTATCAGCATTGTTAAAGAGCCTTGTAGTAATTATACTACTAAGTGAtacttgaaaaatttaagatGGAGTACTTGCAATAGTTTCTTATTTAAAACTTCCCTAATACTTGAGTATAAGGGATGATTTGTTTGTCTCAAGATTTGAAGAGTAGCCTATTTCTTCTACCTACTTATATTAACTCTAATTCAAAAAGTGTTGACTAAACACTTCAATATATCTGTCatcataaataatatatcagAGTTAATTGGCAAtcatgaaaaaaaaaagattttgaTTCCTGCTattgaatataatattgataattttaaatataaaattcaaaCTCTTTTCACTTTTCAATCTTGTAAAAATCTTTGTAATTCTATATTATCTGATTTATGGTAGGTtcttattttcaatattgtAATATTGACGAcgttataaataatatgttACGCGCTGacacaaaatataaaaaaaatatttgaaagttCAACTATATaaccaaaaaattaataaggataaaaattaatataatacatGAGATACAtataaaaaggaaaaaaatcaaacaaGCAGCTCAGCCACCCTGGTGATTAAATAATGCCAACCCAGTCCCATAGAAAACCTACATTAGGTAATGCCATTAAAAGTGTTTCTATAATACCATTAAaagttcaaaaaaataaattaggaTTTACAGTTGATATCTCTACGATTACCCCTCAATTTTTAGTATGTTCATATCCCGTGACCAAATATCCCAGGTTATTATATCGGaataatttagaagatTTAGTGACACATTTAACTTTACATTATGGAGCGAATGCttggaaaatatataattttaaagttgAACATAATTTTGGTGATTATACTGAcgaagaattattaaatttatataataaagttGAATTTGCGAATCGATTAACACCACCAATTGACTcgatgaataataataataataatcataataataataataataataataataatcaaagtTTGAtttctaatgataatggCCCCATGAATGAGTTAGAAAGattatctaatattttattaaggGAGAGTTGGCTTGATCATTCACCAC
The window above is part of the Henningerozyma blattae CBS 6284 chromosome 2, complete genome genome. Proteins encoded here:
- the FPR1 gene encoding peptidylprolyl isomerase FPR1 (similar to Saccharomyces cerevisiae FPR1 (YNL135C); ancestral locus Anc_2.131): MSEVIEGNVKIDRLTPGDGSNFPKVGDLVTIHYTGTLENGQKFDSSVDRGSPFQCNIGVGQVIKGWDAAIPKLSVGEKARLTIPGPYAYGPRGFPGLIPPNATLIFDVELLKIN
- the TBLA0B01190 gene encoding uncharacterized protein (similar to Saccharomyces cerevisiae EPT1 (YHR123W) and CPT1 (YNL130C); ancestral locus Anc_2.138); amino-acid sequence: MGYFIPQSAINNLKNYKYQSEDHSLISQYVLGPFWRKTATIFPRNMAPNLITLSGFAFILINDITVLYYDPTLTQSSPTWTFYSYALGLFLYQTFDACDGLHARRIGQSGPLGELFDHCIDSINTTLSMLPFCSAFKMGYTWLFPLLQFGLLLNFYLSTWEEYYTQKLYLSSFSGPVEGILSITILFLLKGLFGFEIPWHLPLIQLGTITVEFVCFIYILVGIAIAFNVYTSIKNVQSYYDNHTTSDPTNTNNSAIIQNQQVGLVPFIGFYVSIMLLILVDQRIINLPFILMSGLIIAFMVGRIIVAHLTLQPFPTMGLVSYIPLFQLGLYKILISYYKLDSNLVIMMLTGCGFGLALGIHAMFINEVIYEFTTYLDVYALSIKHPKNV
- the CIA2 gene encoding iron-sulfur cluster assembly protein CIA2 (similar to Saccharomyces cerevisiae YHR122W; ancestral locus Anc_2.139), which gives rise to MSDYLNENPDVLETNQLPTREEDDELNNYLSNGIQNKNGLERRKLLLKMDRSLESQVLKDVELLDRLLLLNSITESTSDEESDENLKSLTQSTHLIQDTIDPIDAQEIYDLTAYIQDPEHPLTLGQLSIVNLEDIQVHDTGNQKEMAEVVIHITPTITHCSLATLIGLGIRVRLERALPPRFRITILLKKGTHQSENQVNKQLNDKERVTAACENEQLLNVVSNMLSTCK
- the TBLA0B01180 gene encoding uncharacterized protein; this encodes MVQVQKTAVFSLLCALPQVIDAAKSNPKNDNLAYKQLAGQNGTVTSEESFTSTVPISPSVPVTSPSSQTETQVSTGETLTTPISLTTLSSSSIQTSIFTSGEPQSIPSNSVSTASTQESVSGTSQNSVSTTLSGVSSESSKSLETTNIESTDSSETTQMSETGSAKTTSTGTEKTTKTTNEKTTTVQFASAAVAKTSVAGMLNDVANITMESSDNSTASAAWTFISPNTQQRVNLTSLGGNVSWTGFGPWVYIWSTNGTNVTAINMSDPSTLPSNGTWVIATPHSNSTIESVPNGTIWTGSCGSSSGCKWNTSKVGTKAWNTTWWVNSSTTNEYYWWNWFLWSISQQSNSESSTTEIFQGGERESNEDNVAGSHVQGSGLFGLGGHGVWNSSSWASGGNWGNVSVILNQTTTCRNGTLPGPNGTVISCPWVHTSVEETSTVETTPAQTNTLETNVTTLPWFLNGTLLSELNETLFVRDLEYVDASNSLKIPTWTAVVGLLVSCLI